DNA from Plasmodium gaboni strain SY75 chromosome Unknown, whole genome shotgun sequence:
TTGTCAGAAACAAACAAAATTTTGTAATACTACTAGTGACAATGATAACGCTTTTCGTGATAAACCTAGTGACTATACTAAAGCGTGCGATTGTACCCCACCAAAAAAACCTATCAGTATACCGTGTACGGATAACAAAATTTTGGATGCGGCAACATACAAACAACACCAAGCAAAAGCACAAATGGAAAAAAACACTGTTGATAAGGGTGGTACTGAGAGTAAGTTGaaaggaaatataaataacgCGCAGTTTAAAGGTGgaaaaaaaggaaaagaTGTGGAAGATGGAAATATTTGTAAGCTTGAAAAGGACAAACACACAAACGATTGGCGTGACTATAGTGATACTGATAATAGTAGTGGTAAATATCATCAAGGCC
Protein-coding regions in this window:
- a CDS encoding putative EMP1-like protein; amino-acid sequence: CQKQTKFCNTTSDNDNAFRDKPSDYTKACDCTPPKKPISIPCTDNKILDAATYKQHQAKAQMEKNTVDKGGTESKLKGNINNAQFKGGKKGKDVEDGNICKLEKDKHTNDWRDYSDTDNSSGKYHQGPCSGKGKDRFVIGE